From the Oryza glaberrima chromosome 5, OglaRS2, whole genome shotgun sequence genome, one window contains:
- the LOC127773710 gene encoding polygalacturonase At1g48100-like, with product MGLGIKGLTFLLLLVLLVLCSNVSLSDARSGKHWRQNRASSSTLLRRKGKGKTNNSHKQYGKGNQNPYQPSPSTSPNVPVNPSERPVQGKGHPAPTMPPPSSGSGHTLPSPPPPLPPLLPPPQPPAAQSQNTVFNVVDFGARGDGVTDDTQAFEEAWAAACKVEASTVLVPSELEFVVGPISFSGPYCKPNILFQLDGTILAQTSTRVWGSGLLQWLEFTKLSGISIQGSGVINGRGQEWWTYSDPNDDDNDDVDAYNVELEKMPQIKPTALRFYGSSNVTVTGITIVNSSQCHLKFDSCQGVMVHDLTISSPENSPNTDGIHLQNSKQVSIHHTNLACGDDCVSIQTGCSDINIHNVNCGPGHGISIGGLGRYNTKACVSNVTVRDVNMFKTMTGVRIKTWQGGSGLVQGIRFSNIQVSEVQTPIIIDQFYCDRTTCRNQTSAVAVSGVQYENIRGTFTIKPAHFACSDSSPCSEITLTGIQLKPLIVPQYHLYNPFCWQAFGELSTPTIPPISCLQIGKPSGNNVMSDYDLC from the exons ATGGGGCTTGGGATTAAAGGTCTCACCTTCCTGCTTCTCCTTGTCTTGCTTGTTCTGTGTTCCAATGTCAGTTTATCTGACGCAAGAAGTGGCAAGCACTGGAGGCAAAACAGAGCATCCTCCAGCACTCTGCTGCGAAGAAAAGGGAAAGGAAAGACCAACAATTCCCACAAGCAATATGGCAAAGGGAATCAGAATCCATACCAGCCAAGCCCGAGTACAAGCCCGAATGTGCCCGTCAACCCGAGCGAAAGACCTGTCCAGGGGAAAGGACATCCGGCTCCAACAATGCCACCACCAAGCAGTGGAAGTGGTCATACATTGccatctccgccaccgccgctgcctccattGCTGCCGCCACCACAGCCACCAGCAGCCCAATCACAGAACACAGTCTTCAATGTGGTTGATTTTGGGGCCCGTGGAGATGGAGTTACAGATGATACGCAG GCTTTTGAAGAAGCATGGGCAGCAGCATGCAAGGTGGAGGCATCTACAGTTCTTGTACCATCTGAACTTGAGTTTGTCGTTGGCCCAATCTCATTTTCTGGGCCTTACTGCAAACCAAACATTCTGTTCCAG CTAGATGGAACTATTTTAGCTCAAACCAGTACAAGAGTGTGGGGTTCTGGTTTGCTTCAATGGCTTGAATTCACAAAACTTAGTGGAATATCAATTCAAGGAAGTGGTGTCATAAATGGTAGGGGGCAAGAATGGTGGACCTATTCAGATCCAAATGACGACGACAATGATGATGTTGATGCT TACAATGTGGAGCTGGAGAAGATGCCACAGATTAAACCTACA GCATTGAGGTTTTATGGTAGTTCCAATGTCACAGTAACTGGTATCACCATTGTTAACAGCTCACAGTGCCATCTCAAGTTTGATAGCTGTCAAGGAGTAATGGTTCATGACCTGACCATCTCATCGCCTGAGAACAGTCCCAACACTGATGGAATACACCTGCAAAATTCCAAACAAGTCAGCATTCACCACACTAACCTCGCTTGCG GCGATGATTGTGTTTCCATCCAGACAGGCTGCAGTGACATAAACATACATAATGTGAACTGTGGACCAGGGCATGGGATCAGCATTGGTGGTCTAGGAAGGTACAACACAAAAGCATGTGTATCCAATGTCACCGTAAGAGATGTCAACATGTTCAAAACAATGACTGGTGTCAGAATCAAAACTTGGCAG GGAGGTTCAGGGTTGGTTCAAGGCATAAGGTTCTCAAACATACAAGTGTCAGAAGTTCAAACACCTATCATAATAGACCAATTTTACTGTGACAGAACAACTTGCAGAAACCAAACATCAGCAGTGGCGGTTTCAGGTGTTCAGTACGAGAATATCAGGGGGACCTTCACAATCAAGCCTGCCCATTTTGCATGCAGTGATAGCTCGCCTTGTTCAGAGATCACTCTTACTGGAATACAGCTCAAACCCCTCATAGTACCACAGTATCACCTGTACAACCCATTCTGCTGGCAAGCCTTTGGAGAGTTGTCCACCCCCACCATCCCTCCCATATCCTGCTTGCAGATCGGCAAACCATCTGGGAACAACGTGATGTCAGATTATGATCTATGTTGA
- the LOC127773711 gene encoding cinnamoyl-CoA reductase-like SNL6, which translates to MGVLRSTHSMEAEVEEMRAALALAPLGRHGAWRSGAAAKREAGAEEGAAPEARTVCVTGGISFVGLAVVDRLLRHGYAVRLALETQEDLDKLREMEMFGENGRDGVWTVMANVMDPESLNQAFNGCVGVFHTSSLIDPGGISGYTKHMAILEARAAEQVVEACVRTESVRKCVFTSSLLACVWRQSYPHHRRRFPAIIDESCWSDESFCRDNKLWFALGKTMAEKAAWRAARGRDLKLVTICPALVTGPGFRRRNSTPSIAYLKGAHAMLAEGLLATADVERVAEAHVRVYEAMSGGGAAGGRYICYDHVVRRGEEFAELQRQLGLPITGVAAASRPGYSDDGDVDGDGRFALCNGKLARLVSSRRRCTYDVYYPASYD; encoded by the exons ATGGGGGTGCTGCGGAGCACGCACAgcatggaggcggaggtggaggagatgcGCGCCGCGCTAGCGCTCGCGCCGCTCGGCCGCCACGGCGCGTGGAGGTCGGGGGCCGCGGCGAAGCGGGAGGCCGGGGCGGAGGAGGGCGCGGCGCCCGAGGCCCGCACCGTGTGCGTCACCGGCGGGATATCGTTCGTggggctcgccgtcgtcgaccgcCTCCTCCGGCACGGCTACGCCGTCAGGCTCGCCCTCGAGACGCAAG AGGATCTGGACAAGCTGCGAGAGATGGAGATGTTTGGTGAGAACGGCAGGGACGGTGTCTGGACCGTGATGGCAAATGTAATGGACCCAGAGAGCTTGAACCAAGCATTCAATGGTTGTGTTGGTGTCTTCCACACATCATCCCTCATTGATCCAGGGGGCATCTCTGGCTACACG AAACACATGGCGATTCTGGAAGCCAGAGCGGCCGAGCAGGTTGTTGAAGCCTGTGTCAGGACAGAGTCAGTGAGGAAGTGTGTGTTCACCTCATCGCTACTGGCATGCGTGTGGAGGCAAAGCTACCCTCATCACCGTCGTCGCTTCCCCGCCATCATCGACGAGAGCTGTTGGAGCGACGAGAGCTTCTGCCGCGATAACAAG CTGTGGTTTGCGCTCGGGAAGACGatggcggagaaggcggcgtgGAGGGCAGCACGGGGCAGAGACCTGAAGCTCGTGACGATTTGCCCGGCGCTGGTCACCGGCCCAGGATTCCGCCGGCGAAACTCCACTCCGTCCATCGCCTACCTCAAAG GAGCGCACGCGATGCTGGCGGAGGGCCTGCTTGCGACGGCGGACGTGGAGAGGGTGGCCGAGGCGCACGTCCGCGTCTACGAggcgatgagcggcggcggcgcggccggcggccggtaCATCTGCTACGACCACGTCgtccggcgcggcgaggagtTCGCCGAGCTGCAGCGGCAGCTCGGCCTCCCGATCACCGGCGTGGCAGCTGCCTCGCGGCCCGGCTactccgacgacggcgacgtcgacggcgacgggcggttCGCGCTCTGCAACGGGAAGCTGGCGAGGCTGGTGTCCTCGCGGAGGAGGTGCACCTATGACGTCTACTACCCCGCCTCGTACgactaa
- the LOC127774396 gene encoding uncharacterized protein LOC127774396 — MEERIPEPQDPTADVAADVLPAEASSSDVTTTGVEEETDSDGEFEFEFPFVSRDSPAGTAAVADDLFADGRIKPFYPVFGRAGAGGGGDRQQHPAKDDAAATVPPRTRGPLGRLFLEESRGSFDRWSTSTSSSSSSAAASDEGGLDGAPPESYCLWTPGAGAGSASASASPRPPRKSGSTGSMARWRRISELVVGRSHSDGKEKFLFLPIPPPSSKENDVEHFKPKPKPPKPTPASGRKTAQAAAAEIDTVAAIHRIAYGAKGGGATGTGAGGGTPRRTFLPYREELVGLFANVNGISRSHPHPF; from the coding sequence ATGGAGGAGAGGATTCCAGAGCCGCAAGATCccaccgccgacgtcgccgccgacgtgctGCCGGCGGAGGCTTCTTCCAGCGACGTGACGACGAcgggagtggaggaggaaaCTGATTCCGATGGGGAGTTCGAGTTCGAGTTCCCCTTCGTCAGCAGGGACTCCCCCGCGggcaccgccgccgtggccgacgACCTGTTCGCCGACGGCCGCATCAAGCCGTTCTACCCGGTTttcggccgcgccggcgccggaggaggaggcgatcgcCAGCAGCATCCGGCCAAGGACGACGCTGCGGCGACGGTGCCGCCGCGGACGAGGGGCCCGCTCGGGCGGCTCTTCCTCGAGGAGTCCCGTGGTTCGTTCGACAGGTGGTCCacgtccacgtcgtcgtcgtcgtcttccgcgGCGGCGTCCGACGAGGGCGGCCTggacggcgcgccgccggagaGCTACTGTCTCTGGacgcccggcgccggcgccggctccgcCTCGGCATCGGCCTCCCCGCGCCCGCCCAGGAAGAGCGGCTCAACGGGGTCCATGGCGCGGTGGCGCCGCATCagcgagctcgtcgtcggccgcagCCACAGCGACGGCAAGGAGAAGTTCCTGTTCCTCCCCATCCCACCGCCCAGTAGCAAGGAGAACGACGTCGAACACTTCAAGCCCAAACCCAAACCACCCAAGCCGACGCCCGCAAGCGGCCGCAAGACGGcacaggccgccgccgcagagatCGACACGGTCGCCGCCATCCACAGGATAGCTTACGGCGCTAAGGGCGGTGGCGccaccggcaccggcgccggcgggggcaCGCCGCGGCGGACGTTCTTGCCTTACCGGGAAGAGCTCGTCGGCCTCTTCGCCAACGTGAACGGCATCAGCCGCAGCCACCCGCATCCGTTCTAA